CCGTTGAGTCTTAttaccagagctgtgtcatcagcaatcaTTAATTTATAGACCCCCCCTTGTTTTCCTAGatagaatgttttttttattttatacataGGGAATGGGACAGTGGAGTGCATCATGCTTCATTGTTGGATTATGACGATGAGAATCTTTGTTGGGAGTAATTACTTTTTTCCATGGGCGTATTTACATTTTTAATGTACCCTTACATTGGGTATGGATGTGATGTTTCATTTTTACAGCGTTAGCTTGTCATATTTTGTGATTTAGGTACTTGTCCTATTTCAGGTAGTAAGTCCCAGCTATGGCATGTACACATGGCCATGTGCCCCAGTGCTGGCACAGTATGTCTGGTATCATCGTCATGGCTTCACCAACCGTACTGTTTTAGAAATTGGGGCAGGCACTGCACTTCCAGGCATTGTTGCAGCAAAATGCGGTGCCCATGTGATTCTCTCAGACTCTGGTCAGTTACCCAAGTGTCTTCGCAATTGCCAAGTGTCTAGCCAGGCAAATGGTGTGGCTAGTTCTGTTGAAGTTATTGGGCTGACATGGGGACTCTTTACTCCTGAACTGTTGCACCTGGGACCTGTTGATATCATCCTGGGTTCAGACTGCTTCTATGATCCAGCTGTGTTTGAGGACATCCTTGTTACTGTGTCGTATTTACTGGAGCACAACCCTATGGCCCAGTTTGTATGTTCATACCAGGAACGGGCATCTGATTGGTCCCTAGAACATCTTCTTCACAAGTGGAATTTGTCTTGCTCTCAGTTACCTTTGGCATCTTTTGATGCTGGCACAACCAATATAGCAGACTCCAACTTGCCTGGTTCTCACACAATTCATGTGTTTCAGATCACCAGGAGCTCCAGCGGTTGAGACACAAGGCAGAAGCAGTTTCCCCTCGGCTGTTTCCTGACTGGAACTGCTCTTGGATTATTTCGAGAGAAGAGCTGTATATGCAGTTCTCCAGAAGCTCGATGGCATCACGTAACCTTTAC
This genomic interval from Panulirus ornatus isolate Po-2019 chromosome 40, ASM3632096v1, whole genome shotgun sequence contains the following:
- the LOC139761349 gene encoding histone-arginine methyltransferase METTL23 isoform X2 translates to MAEVPQHVRKFLFRSSGNRNSASSECLEVFIPEVVSPSYGMYTWPCAPVLAQYVWYHRHGFTNRTVLEIGAGTALPGIVAAKCGAHVILSDSGQLPKCLRNCQVSSQANGVASSVEVIGLTWGLFTPELLHLGPVDIILGSDCFYDPAVFEDILVTVSYLLEHNPMAQFVCSYQERASDWSLEHLLHKWNLSCSQLPLASFDAGTTNIADSNLPGSHTIHVFQITRSSSG